A section of the Balnearium lithotrophicum genome encodes:
- the pth gene encoding aminoacyl-tRNA hydrolase: protein MVKLVVGLGNPGKEYEKTRHNVGWWVLGEVSKELGISFSREKFNGLYGETKLNGEKVFFLKPLTYMNRSGESVSRFARFFKIEPKDILVIYDDLDLPLGKVRLRLKGSSGGHRGVQSVIESLGTQEFPRIRVGIGRPERKEEVVDYVLSPFKEEELPLIEEAVKRAASCVLEILQKGELDQKIQSKCT from the coding sequence ATGGTTAAGCTCGTTGTAGGCCTTGGAAATCCCGGAAAGGAGTATGAAAAAACCCGCCACAACGTTGGATGGTGGGTTTTGGGTGAGGTTTCTAAGGAATTGGGGATTTCCTTTTCAAGGGAAAAGTTTAACGGCCTCTACGGAGAAACAAAGCTTAATGGGGAGAAAGTTTTCTTCCTCAAACCATTAACCTATATGAACAGAAGCGGAGAGAGTGTTTCTCGGTTTGCAAGGTTCTTTAAAATTGAACCAAAAGACATTTTGGTTATTTACGACGACCTTGACCTTCCGTTAGGAAAGGTGAGGTTAAGGTTAAAAGGGAGCTCCGGAGGACACAGGGGAGTTCAATCGGTAATTGAAAGCTTGGGAACTCAGGAATTTCCAAGGATTAGAGTTGGAATAGGAAGGCCTGAGAGAAAGGAAGAGGTCGTTGACTACGTTTTATCACCTTTTAAAGAGGAGGAACTTCCCCTAATTGAGGAGGCTGTAAAGAGGGCAGCTTCCTGTGTTTTGGAGATTCTCCAGAAAGGAGAATTGGACCAGAAAATTCAGAGTAAATGTACTTAA
- a CDS encoding 50S ribosomal protein L25, producing the protein MKVVELKATKREKTGKQVAKKLRREGLLPAVIYGGGRPEATPIAVPAKEVKRIKHHHGLIKLLLDDEERMCILKDIQYNWLGDVPIHLDFQEIKFGETIEVTVELEFVGTPIGVSEEGGVLEILKREVTIETLPRAIPEKIVVDLSNLHAGDALHVGEIPLPEGAKLADNPEETVAVVVEPEETAETEEETTEE; encoded by the coding sequence ATGAAGGTAGTAGAACTAAAGGCTACCAAGAGGGAGAAAACAGGAAAACAGGTAGCCAAAAAGCTGCGCAGGGAAGGCCTTCTACCGGCTGTTATCTACGGCGGTGGAAGACCAGAGGCAACACCGATTGCCGTTCCTGCGAAAGAGGTTAAGAGAATCAAACACCACCATGGACTCATTAAGCTCCTCTTGGACGACGAGGAGAGGATGTGCATCCTTAAGGACATCCAGTACAACTGGTTAGGTGATGTTCCTATTCATTTAGATTTCCAAGAAATTAAATTTGGAGAAACAATTGAAGTAACTGTAGAACTTGAGTTCGTAGGAACTCCAATAGGAGTTTCGGAAGAAGGTGGAGTTTTAGAGATTCTTAAAAGAGAAGTTACAATCGAAACTCTTCCAAGGGCAATTCCTGAAAAAATTGTTGTTGACCTTTCAAATCTCCATGCTGGAGATGCCCTTCACGTTGGAGAGATTCCCCTTCCCGAAGGAGCAAAGTTGGCAGATAACCCTGAGGAAACCGTTGCAGTAGTTGTAGAACCTGAGGAAACAGCAGAAACAGAAGAGGAGACAACTGAGGAGTAA